The Lactuca sativa cultivar Salinas chromosome 2, Lsat_Salinas_v11, whole genome shotgun sequence genome includes a window with the following:
- the LOC111914797 gene encoding uncharacterized protein LOC111914797, giving the protein MNGIECTSFHNVAQKSCDDLLNEAHDIQNVFETFTEEERTNNRLRLKATIYTVCLCAFQGIAYRGHDEGSDSINKGNFREILKGIGYFNIEMEELFRTAPKHALYTSPSIQKEILNLISTRVRRMICEEINGGKFCLVVDEARDQSNKEQMSIVLRFFNKDGFIMEHFFGLVHVPDTTSQTLKNAIYSVLSRNNLDLKSIRGQGYDGASNMRGHFKGLQALISTDCPYAYYVHCFAHRLQLALMAASQGVVALKKFFTRLSFVINVVGASSKRTDQLRDAQAEEIAYKTYVDELETGKGLNQIATLQRAGDT; this is encoded by the exons ATGAATG GGATTGAGTGCACATCTTTTCACAATGTTGCACAAAAATCATGTGATGATTTGTTAAATGAGGCGCATGATATACAAAATGTATTTGAGACATTTACAGAAGAAGAACGTACAAATAATAGATTGAGATTGAAGGCTACTATTTATACAGTCTGTTTGTGTGCCTTTCAAGGAATTGCATATAGAGGTCATGATGAAGGATCAGATTCCATAAACAAAGGAAATTTTCGTGAAATCTTGAAGGGAATTGGCTATTTTAACATAGAGATGGAAGAATTGTTCCGTACTGCTCCTAAACATGCATTATATACATCACCATCAATTCAAAAAGAGATTCTAAACCTTATATCAACTAGGGTGAGGAGGATGATTTGTGAGGAGATTAATGGTGGAAAATTTTGTTTAGTTGTTGATGAAGCACGCGACCAGTCTAATAAAGAACAAATGTCAATTGTTTTGAGATTTTTTAATAAAGATGGCTTTATTATGGAGCATTTCTTTGGGCTTGTTCATGTACCCGACACTACATCACAAACTCTTAAAAATGCAATTTATTCTGTATTATCACGTAATAATCTTGATCTTAAGTCAATCCGTGGTCAAGGGTATGATGGTGCAAGCAATATGCGAGGTCATTTCAAGGGTTTGCAAGCATTGATTTCAACTGACTGTCCATATGCGTATTATGTTCATTGTTTTGCCCATCGATTACAATTAGCCTTAATGGCTGCTTCACAAGGAGTTGTTGCATTAAAAAAGTTTTTTACTCGATTATCTTTTGTTATCAATGTTGTTGGTGCTTCCTCCAAGCGTACCGACCAACTTAGAGATGCACAAGCTGAGGAAATTGCATATAAGACTTATGTTGATGAGTTAGAGACAGGTAAAGGTCTTAATCAAATTGCTACATTACAACGAGCTGGTGATACTTGA